A stretch of the Herpetosiphonaceae bacterium genome encodes the following:
- a CDS encoding class I SAM-dependent methyltransferase: protein MAQADYEYSGLMAQAWDLLRGDTSTWPDRFFFLELIQQSGQPVLDVGCGTGRLLLDYLAQGIDVDGMDNSPEMLALCRQKAERLGLAPRLHEQTMESLALPRTYRTILVPSSSLQLLLDPALVAQAMQRFFAHLEPGGILTAPFMTLWSAGEPLEGEWEKSAVRPEDGATIRRVARARFDPATECEDTEDLYQVLVDGTIVAQEQHHRAPATRSYTQAQARTLFERAGFVDVRLYHEFSFEPVMPQDRLFTVVGRRPSDD, encoded by the coding sequence TGAATACAGCGGATTGATGGCGCAGGCGTGGGATCTGCTGCGCGGCGATACCTCCACATGGCCCGACCGCTTCTTCTTCCTTGAGCTGATCCAGCAATCAGGCCAGCCGGTGCTCGATGTCGGCTGCGGCACCGGGCGGCTGCTGCTGGATTACCTGGCGCAGGGCATCGACGTGGACGGCATGGACAACTCGCCTGAGATGCTGGCGCTGTGCAGGCAAAAAGCGGAGCGGCTCGGCCTCGCGCCCCGGCTGCACGAGCAGACGATGGAGTCGCTGGCGCTGCCGCGCACCTACCGCACGATCCTGGTTCCGTCCAGCTCGCTGCAACTGCTGCTCGACCCGGCGCTGGTCGCGCAGGCCATGCAGCGCTTTTTCGCCCACCTGGAGCCGGGCGGGATACTGACCGCGCCGTTCATGACGCTGTGGAGCGCGGGCGAGCCGCTGGAAGGGGAGTGGGAGAAGTCGGCGGTGCGACCGGAGGACGGCGCGACGATCCGGCGGGTGGCTCGCGCGCGCTTCGATCCGGCGACCGAGTGCGAGGATACCGAGGATCTCTACCAGGTGCTTGTGGATGGGACGATCGTGGCGCAGGAGCAGCACCACCGCGCGCCCGCGACGCGCTCCTACACGCAGGCGCAGGCACGTACCCTTTTCGAGCGAGCCGGGTTTGTGGATGTCCGGCTCTACCACGAGTTTAGCTTCGAGCCAGTCATGCCACAAGATCGGCTGTTTACCGTGGTCGGGCGTCGGCCATCAGATGATTGA
- a CDS encoding Wzz/FepE/Etk N-terminal domain-containing protein, whose translation MQLKDYVNIIRRQWWIIALVAVAGVVSAYGFSKLQTPMYRSRAAYVVRFNRLDTGGNMFANSIYNGFVNLIYTPDQMQIISDRLKLDMPGMQLMEYVRLQPQPNDSLIVIEADYFDPTTASDLVNTVGQQLNALVVEENRNLQGEDRVSLRLRPAQQAWLAKPMTRINMLAGGILGLILGALLGMVLEYADNTLKSSEDIERYVQLVTVGLIPGGTDTASRTRPRLRVGTPSRSSAGERSA comes from the coding sequence ATGCAGCTCAAAGACTATGTGAATATTATCCGCAGACAATGGTGGATCATCGCCCTGGTCGCCGTTGCTGGCGTCGTCTCGGCCTACGGATTTTCAAAGCTTCAAACGCCCATGTATCGCTCGCGGGCAGCCTATGTCGTGCGCTTCAATCGGCTGGATACGGGCGGCAATATGTTCGCCAACTCGATTTATAATGGCTTTGTGAACCTGATTTATACCCCGGACCAGATGCAAATCATCTCGGATCGGCTCAAGCTCGACATGCCCGGTATGCAGCTCATGGAGTATGTGCGTCTTCAGCCGCAGCCGAACGATTCGCTGATCGTCATCGAGGCCGACTATTTCGATCCCACAACTGCCAGCGATCTGGTTAACACCGTGGGCCAGCAGCTTAACGCGCTGGTGGTGGAAGAGAACCGCAACTTGCAGGGCGAGGATCGCGTGAGTCTGCGGCTGAGGCCAGCGCAGCAGGCGTGGCTTGCAAAGCCGATGACGCGCATCAATATGCTGGCGGGCGGCATTCTTGGGCTGATCCTGGGCGCGCTGCTGGGGATGGTGCTCGAATACGCCGATAACACGCTCAAGAGCAGCGAAGATATTGAGCGCTACGTGCAGCTTGTCACCGTCGGGCTGATCCCAGGCGGCACGGATACGGCGAGTCGTACGCGGCCACGGCTGAGAGTTGGCACGCCTTCGCGTTCGAGCGCCGGAGAGCGATCGGCCTGA
- a CDS encoding Tex family protein, whose protein sequence is MTYAQQIATQLNLRPEQVAATIELFDDGNTLPFIARYRKERTGGLDEEQLRAVGGALESLRALDERRQTIVAAIEAQGKLTPELHAQILAAATRTALEDLYQPYKAKRRTRASIARERGLHALADLMLEQIRTPQTLEQLAAPFLSADVPTVEDALAGARDIVAETISDHPQVRQQTRDRAFQWGTLHSDRIEKADDPRGVYQTYHTFSARVDRLRPYQVLAINRGESEGVLRVRVVVPERDWQAAITGVFRPDRRSPLVEQMSLAIADAADRLLLPTIERDVRRALTEQAESHAIQVFASNLRALLSQPPLAGHVILGIDPGFRTGCKLAIVDATGKLLTTATIYPHPPQQQRAAARQTLNDLIARHHVTLIAIGNGTASRETEQLVAEVIRWQAAVRYLMVSEAGASVYSASPLARAEHPELDVSLRGAVSIARRAQDPLAELVKIEPQAIGVGLYQHDVDQAQLAKALGGVVTEVVNRVGVDLNTASGALLTYVAGIGPKLAERIVNYRDTNGRFTNRAALRKVSGLGPKAFEQAAGFLRVRDGDTPLDASAIHPESYPIARSILARAGIDEQTPLHERQTALESLRESQPLEALSAALGAGVPTLIDIFEQLVRPGRDPRADLPAPILRSDVLSLEDVRPGMLLTGTVRNVVDFGAFVDIGVKHDGLLHRTQMPRGQRLSVGDVIEVEIVEVEAERGRIALRLPSAG, encoded by the coding sequence ATGACCTACGCCCAACAGATTGCTACACAGCTCAACCTGCGCCCTGAGCAGGTCGCGGCCACGATCGAGCTCTTCGACGACGGCAACACGCTGCCGTTTATCGCCCGCTACCGCAAGGAGCGCACCGGCGGCCTGGACGAGGAGCAGCTTCGCGCGGTCGGCGGCGCGCTCGAATCGCTGCGGGCGCTGGACGAGCGGCGTCAGACGATCGTCGCCGCGATCGAGGCGCAGGGCAAGCTCACGCCTGAGCTGCACGCGCAGATCCTCGCCGCCGCCACGCGCACCGCGCTGGAAGATCTCTACCAGCCATACAAGGCCAAGCGCCGCACACGCGCCAGCATTGCCCGTGAGCGCGGCCTGCACGCTCTGGCCGATCTGATGCTGGAGCAGATTCGCACGCCACAGACGCTTGAGCAGCTTGCCGCGCCGTTCCTCAGCGCCGACGTGCCCACGGTGGAGGATGCGCTGGCCGGGGCGCGCGACATCGTGGCCGAGACGATCAGCGATCATCCGCAGGTGCGGCAGCAGACTCGCGACCGCGCCTTTCAGTGGGGCACGCTCCACAGCGATCGGATCGAAAAAGCCGACGATCCGCGCGGCGTGTACCAGACCTACCACACGTTCAGCGCGCGTGTCGACCGGCTGCGCCCGTATCAAGTGCTGGCGATCAATCGGGGCGAGAGCGAGGGCGTGCTGCGCGTGCGGGTCGTCGTGCCGGAGCGCGACTGGCAGGCGGCGATCACGGGCGTCTTCCGGCCCGACCGCCGCTCGCCGCTGGTTGAGCAGATGAGCCTCGCTATCGCCGATGCCGCCGATCGGCTGCTGCTCCCGACGATCGAGAGGGATGTTCGGCGGGCGCTGACCGAGCAGGCCGAGAGCCACGCGATTCAGGTCTTTGCCAGCAACCTGCGCGCGCTGCTCAGCCAGCCGCCCCTGGCGGGGCATGTGATCCTGGGCATCGATCCCGGCTTCCGCACCGGCTGCAAGCTGGCGATCGTGGACGCGACCGGCAAGCTGCTGACGACCGCGACGATCTACCCACACCCGCCGCAGCAGCAGCGCGCCGCCGCTCGCCAGACCTTGAACGACCTGATCGCGCGGCATCACGTCACGCTGATTGCGATCGGCAACGGCACGGCCTCCCGCGAAACTGAGCAGCTGGTCGCCGAGGTGATTCGCTGGCAGGCTGCCGTGCGCTACCTGATGGTGAGCGAGGCCGGCGCGAGTGTCTATAGCGCCAGCCCGCTGGCGCGCGCCGAGCATCCGGAGCTGGATGTGAGCCTGCGCGGCGCGGTTTCGATCGCGCGGCGGGCACAAGATCCGCTAGCCGAACTGGTCAAGATCGAGCCGCAGGCGATCGGCGTGGGGCTGTACCAGCACGATGTGGATCAGGCGCAGCTTGCGAAAGCGCTCGGCGGCGTGGTCACGGAGGTCGTCAACCGCGTGGGCGTCGATCTCAACACTGCGTCGGGGGCGCTCCTGACGTATGTCGCCGGGATCGGACCCAAGCTGGCGGAGCGCATCGTCAACTACCGCGACACGAACGGACGCTTCACTAACCGCGCGGCGCTGCGTAAGGTTTCCGGCCTGGGACCGAAAGCGTTTGAGCAGGCGGCAGGCTTTTTGCGCGTCCGCGACGGCGACACGCCCCTCGACGCCAGCGCGATCCACCCTGAGAGCTACCCGATCGCGCGATCGATCCTGGCGCGGGCCGGAATCGACGAGCAGACGCCGCTGCATGAGCGGCAGACAGCGCTCGAAAGCCTGCGCGAGTCACAGCCGCTTGAGGCGCTGAGCGCGGCGCTGGGCGCTGGCGTTCCCACGCTGATCGACATCTTCGAGCAGCTTGTGCGTCCGGGCCGCGACCCACGCGCCGATCTGCCAGCGCCGATCCTGCGCAGCGATGTTCTTTCGCTTGAAGATGTGCGGCCCGGCATGCTGCTGACCGGCACCGTGCGCAACGTCGTCGATTTTGGCGCATTCGTGGATATTGGCGTCAAGCACGATGGTCTGCTGCACCGCACGCAGATGCCGCGCGGCCAGCGGCTCAGCGTCGGCGATGTGATCGAGGTCGAGATCGTGGAGGTCGAGGCCGAGCGCGGGCGGATCGCGCTCAGGCTGCCGTCGGCAGGGTGA
- the galE gene encoding UDP-glucose 4-epimerase GalE: MQVLVTGGAGYIGSHTARLLREQGYDVIVLDSMEYGHPAAVGDAPLIEGSTGDEALLDRLFAEHAIDAVIHFAAYKAPGESMEQPERYFENNVCATLSLLRAMQRAGINYFVFSSTCAVYGTPETLPVSEQNPLHPESPYGESKLMVEQMLKWFDICHGLRYASLRYFNAAGASFDARIGEDWTLTLNLIPLVMKAALGRSPVIKVFGTDYPTPDGTAIRDYIHVIDLADAHIKALEYLMRENQSQIFNLGTGQGSSVQEVIDTARRVSGVDISVEHTGRRPGDPVAIYADNTKARTLLGWQPQYGLDEIVQTAWQWHSTHPDGYDTK; this comes from the coding sequence ATGCAGGTATTGGTGACAGGCGGCGCGGGCTATATCGGCTCGCACACCGCGCGGCTGCTGCGGGAGCAGGGCTACGATGTGATCGTGCTGGACAGCATGGAGTACGGCCACCCCGCTGCCGTCGGCGATGCGCCGCTGATCGAAGGCAGCACCGGCGACGAGGCGCTGCTCGATCGGCTCTTTGCTGAGCATGCGATCGACGCGGTGATCCATTTCGCGGCCTACAAAGCGCCCGGCGAGTCGATGGAGCAGCCGGAGCGCTACTTCGAGAACAACGTCTGCGCCACGCTCTCGCTGCTGCGGGCCATGCAGCGGGCGGGGATCAACTATTTCGTCTTCTCGTCCACCTGCGCGGTCTATGGCACGCCTGAGACGCTGCCGGTCAGCGAGCAAAACCCGCTCCATCCCGAAAGCCCGTACGGCGAGAGCAAGCTGATGGTCGAGCAGATGCTCAAATGGTTCGACATCTGCCACGGCCTGCGCTACGCCAGCCTGCGCTACTTCAACGCGGCGGGCGCGTCGTTCGACGCCAGGATCGGCGAGGACTGGACGCTGACGCTGAATCTGATCCCGCTGGTGATGAAGGCCGCGCTGGGCCGCAGCCCGGTGATCAAGGTCTTTGGCACCGACTACCCGACGCCCGACGGGACGGCGATCCGCGACTACATCCATGTGATCGATCTTGCCGACGCGCACATCAAGGCGCTAGAATACCTGATGCGCGAGAATCAATCGCAGATCTTCAACCTGGGCACCGGCCAAGGCTCGTCGGTGCAGGAGGTAATCGATACCGCCCGGCGCGTCAGCGGCGTCGATATTTCGGTCGAGCACACAGGCCGCCGTCCGGGCGATCCGGTCGCAATCTACGCCGATAATACCAAGGCGCGCACGCTGCTTGGCTGGCAGCCGCAGTACGGCCTGGATGAGATCGTCCAGACCGCGTGGCAGTGGCACTCGACTCATCCCGACGGATACGACACGAAGTAG
- a CDS encoding glycerol-3-phosphate acyltransferase, translated as MWWLVLLVAYALGAIPFSYVVARLAGRDLRSLGDGNIGAHNVMRHVGRGWGWLALGLDAAKGALAVLLALRAAGPAWLPVAAGWCAVLGHTYPLWLRFRGGKGLATGLGVVLVLFPALAWLIVGGTLLVLLLTRNLAFTGVAAGLLLTAAAWWRGYPLISVAAPIGVLLLLAWKQVPDLRRMWREAPNKRDLILNRWIRDRDARL; from the coding sequence ATGTGGTGGCTGGTGCTGCTTGTGGCCTATGCGCTCGGCGCGATCCCGTTCTCATACGTGGTTGCGCGCCTGGCTGGCCGTGATCTTCGCTCGCTCGGCGACGGCAACATCGGCGCGCACAACGTGATGCGGCATGTCGGGCGTGGCTGGGGCTGGCTGGCGCTTGGCCTGGACGCGGCGAAGGGCGCGCTGGCTGTGCTGCTCGCGCTGCGCGCCGCTGGCCCCGCGTGGCTGCCTGTGGCAGCGGGCTGGTGCGCCGTGCTGGGCCATACCTACCCGCTCTGGCTGCGCTTCCGGGGCGGCAAGGGCCTGGCAACTGGCCTGGGCGTGGTGCTGGTGCTCTTTCCGGCGCTGGCCTGGCTGATCGTCGGCGGCACGCTGCTGGTGCTGCTGCTGACCCGCAACCTCGCCTTTACGGGCGTGGCGGCTGGTCTGCTGCTGACGGCAGCCGCCTGGTGGCGCGGCTACCCGCTGATCTCCGTCGCGGCGCCGATCGGAGTGCTGCTGCTGCTGGCCTGGAAACAGGTGCCGGATCTGCGGCGCATGTGGCGGGAAGCGCCCAATAAGCGCGATCTGATCCTCAACCGCTGGATTCGGGATCGCGATGCGCGGCTTTAA
- the proC gene encoding pyrroline-5-carboxylate reductase, with translation MLQHVTIAFLGAGMMGEAMIAGLLKEELVPADQIIATGPRVERREALQTKYGIRVTDDNREAAHDADVVVFALKPQTLPKVLPTLRGAVQTKDLVLSIIAGATIATFRDTLSHAAIVRAMPNTPAQIAEGMTVWTATEAVSERQRGMAATILGALGKEHYVADEKYLDMATALSGTGPAYCFLLLEAMVDAGVHMGFPRRVAEELVLQTMHGSVSFAMQSGKHLAELRNMVTSPGGTTAEALHALERGGLRTVMADGIWAAYRRAQELGGKTRT, from the coding sequence ATGCTGCAACACGTGACGATCGCGTTTCTCGGCGCGGGCATGATGGGCGAGGCGATGATCGCGGGCCTGCTCAAGGAGGAGCTGGTTCCGGCTGATCAGATCATCGCCACGGGGCCGCGCGTCGAGCGCCGGGAAGCGCTCCAGACGAAGTACGGCATTCGCGTCACCGACGACAACCGCGAGGCCGCCCACGACGCCGATGTAGTTGTGTTTGCGCTCAAGCCGCAGACGCTCCCCAAAGTCCTGCCGACGCTGCGCGGCGCGGTTCAGACCAAAGACCTGGTGCTCTCGATCATCGCGGGCGCGACGATCGCCACGTTCCGCGACACGCTGAGCCATGCCGCGATCGTGCGGGCAATGCCGAACACACCCGCGCAGATCGCCGAGGGCATGACCGTATGGACCGCCACGGAGGCGGTTTCCGAGCGGCAGCGCGGCATGGCGGCGACGATCCTGGGCGCGCTCGGCAAAGAGCACTACGTCGCCGACGAGAAGTATCTGGATATGGCGACAGCGCTGTCGGGCACCGGCCCCGCGTACTGCTTTCTGCTGCTGGAGGCGATGGTCGACGCGGGCGTACACATGGGCTTTCCCCGGCGCGTGGCGGAAGAGCTAGTGCTGCAAACGATGCATGGCTCGGTGTCGTTCGCGATGCAATCGGGCAAGCATCTCGCCGAGCTGCGCAATATGGTCACGTCGCCCGGCGGCACCACAGCCGAGGCGCTTCATGCGCTTGAGCGCGGCGGCCTGCGCACGGTGATGGCCGATGGCATCTGGGCGGCCTACCGGCGGGCACAGGAGCTAGGCGGGAAGACGAGGACGTAA
- a CDS encoding YsnF/AvaK domain-containing protein — protein sequence MAKNVVGLFDNMSDAEAAVRDLRDAGFPSGDISFVANNADNRYSMDNTSYTTADDTEAAEGAGIGATGGAVLGGLAGLLVGLGALAIPGIGPVVAAGTLATALGTTAVGAGIGAAAGGLVGALVGAGIPEEDAHVYAEGIRRGGALVAVQVATDDEANRAADIMDRHNVVDIDERGSTYRQSGWSRFDESATPYTDFDRSRTAGTAYGSTTNVSGTDFDTTRTGYSSTNLEHGGEAKIPIIEEELRIGKREVEGGGVRVNTRIEETPVNEQVTLREERVDVHRKPVDRPVSDADLANLQEGTFEVRERSEEAIVDKQARVVEEVHLRKDVEEHTENIQDTVRRTDVDVDQISSERTVGYTDTDRTTTGFNRTGTDEGAIERGASKLGNAAERGLGADLDRDGDVGQRDPRNNF from the coding sequence ATGGCTAAGAACGTTGTAGGTCTGTTCGACAACATGAGCGATGCGGAAGCGGCAGTTCGTGATCTGCGTGACGCGGGGTTCCCCAGCGGCGACATTAGCTTTGTCGCCAACAATGCGGACAACCGCTACAGTATGGACAACACGAGCTACACCACAGCGGACGACACGGAAGCTGCGGAAGGCGCTGGCATCGGCGCGACCGGCGGCGCGGTGCTCGGCGGTCTGGCCGGTCTGCTGGTCGGCCTTGGCGCGCTGGCGATCCCCGGCATCGGCCCGGTGGTGGCGGCGGGCACGCTGGCGACAGCGCTCGGCACGACTGCGGTAGGCGCTGGCATTGGCGCGGCAGCCGGTGGTCTGGTAGGCGCGCTGGTGGGCGCGGGCATTCCTGAGGAAGACGCCCATGTGTACGCCGAGGGCATTCGCCGTGGCGGCGCGCTCGTCGCGGTGCAGGTCGCGACGGATGACGAGGCCAATCGCGCAGCCGACATCATGGATCGCCACAACGTCGTCGATATCGACGAGCGCGGCAGCACGTATCGCCAGAGCGGCTGGTCGCGCTTCGACGAGAGCGCCACGCCCTACACCGACTTCGACAGGAGCCGAACGGCGGGCACGGCGTATGGCAGCACGACCAATGTGAGCGGCACTGACTTCGACACGACGCGCACCGGCTACAGCAGCACCAACCTCGAACACGGCGGCGAAGCCAAGATTCCGATCATCGAGGAAGAGCTGCGCATCGGCAAGCGCGAGGTCGAGGGCGGCGGCGTGCGGGTCAACACCCGCATCGAGGAAACGCCGGTCAACGAGCAGGTGACACTGCGCGAGGAGCGGGTCGACGTGCATCGCAAGCCGGTCGATCGCCCAGTCTCGGATGCCGACCTAGCAAACCTTCAGGAAGGCACCTTCGAGGTCCGCGAGCGCTCCGAGGAAGCGATCGTCGACAAACAGGCGCGTGTGGTTGAGGAAGTTCACCTCAGGAAGGATGTCGAGGAGCACACCGAGAATATTCAGGATACGGTTCGGCGGACGGATGTCGATGTCGATCAGATCAGCAGCGAGCGCACCGTTGGCTACACCGACACCGACCGCACCACGACGGGCTTCAACCGCACAGGCACGGACGAGGGCGCGATCGAGCGCGGCGCGTCCAAGCTGGGCAACGCCGCCGAGCGTGGCCTGGGCGCAGACCTCGACCGCGACGGCGATGTTGGGCAGCGCGACCCGCGCAATAACTTCTAA